The nucleotide window AGAGTGCTAGTTACGAAGATCCAGATCCAGTTAATCATCTGAAGTGGAGAAATGATGTAGAGATGAAAGAAAAGAGTGTTGCAGATGAATTAACAAAGTTAGTAGAATTCAAGGAAACACGAAATGAGTGGTTTACGAAAGAagtaaaaaaaagaagaaaagaggAGGTAAGAGAACGCCAAAAGTTCAAACTGAAGAAGGTTCGTCGTCACAACCACAAAAGAAACGCAAGAAGAAAACTGTTGAAACAATGCTGGTCGATGAACCAGAGGAAGATGAAACAGAAGCTGATGCTGAAAGAGATCAAGGTCGTTTATCTCCTGAATCTGAAAAGTTATTGAAGTCTCTTAATGAAAATTTTGAAGCTGAGAAAGCGGCTGGTGAGAAAGTGGGTGACGATGAAGAGAAAAGTTCATCCGGTTCTAAAGAAAGTGATGTTGATGCTGAAACTGATCAATGGATCAAATCAAACTATGATCCAAGAGATAGATtgataaaaaggaaaagaaaGAGGAGTGCAGACGATGATAAAGATGAAACGTATGTTCCATCACCAGAACATGTTCAAGATGTACAAACACCACCTTCTGCAGGTAGAAGGAAGTCAACGTCGAGGAAACATGTTCAATCTCCAGCAGCACGAAAGTTGAAAATCAAGCTCAAAACAAAACCAACATCAGAACCACAAAACAAACAACCGTCTCCACCACATCAGTCACCAACATCTGAACCTCAACCAAAatcaccaccaaaacaaccatcaccaccacaacaACGACAACCATCACCTGATATTTTACAATCTATCCAA belongs to Helianthus annuus cultivar XRQ/B chromosome 5, HanXRQr2.0-SUNRISE, whole genome shotgun sequence and includes:
- the LOC110943274 gene encoding bromodomain-containing protein 4-like, translating into MLVDEPEEDETEADAERDQGRLSPESEKLLKSLNENFEAEKAAGEKVGDDEEKSSSGSKESDVDAETDQWIKSNYDPRDRLIKRKRKRSADDDKDETYVPSPEHVQDVQTPPSAGRRKSTSRKHVQSPAARKLKIKLKTKPTSEPQNKQPSPPHQSPTSEPQPKSPPKQPSPPQQRQPSPDILQSIQFSPQLHISPPIHQQPPITSPHILQTPPTTQPQVQTTPGSSGFNDFPPIPEDISLEKIGDFNFVTDHVVKKLQKKMDDVLTEKKKLEKHVKTVEAENSSLLKRVEADQADIDILKVRIVELEEDKARRDEQNEYFKLKNKELEANNTKKV